Within the Pygocentrus nattereri isolate fPygNat1 chromosome 28, fPygNat1.pri, whole genome shotgun sequence genome, the region CTCCTTATGTTGCTGAATGGACACAGTCAGGTGCTCAGTGGGTAATAGTGACTCAGTTGCTTGGACAACAGTTTCTGGATGATCTGTTTCTGGTGGAAGTGCAACTGAATCTTGTAGAGGATGTTGACCAGAAGAATCTTTAACACTTGACAGAGCATATTCTGCTGAAGTGGGCTCTCTTCTGTTATTAGAGGGAGAAACGGGCAATGCCTCAACAACCTGCAACCAAAAGGAAAAATGTTAAAAGGTATACAATTAATGACTGTAGCCCATCCGTGCTGCACAAATGAACTGGCCCATATTTGGTAATACTGTACCATATTTTGTTACAagtatatttttttaagttgcatTGACTCCATACATATTTGACTTTAGGcttattaatttttaaatttagaaaTATGTTATGAAAAAGAATacttaaaataatacaatttagGAACTTAAGGACCATGTTGTACCTTCTGAGAGTAAATTTATACTATTTGTACCTTAGGGGACTAATATTTACCTGGACAGTgcctttttctgacagtgtacagGGTGAATAACACTGTACGTACcttggctacagtcagtaattatATGGTAGGAGAAACTGATCAAATGGCCAATATTTCAGTGTAGATGAAGGTAGTTTACTGGCATCTCAGTACATTTAGACACAatgtttacacaaaatgtattatGCATTTTTAAGACATGATGCAAAACAATACCGGTAATATTTAGCCTTGTTTCATTCACATGGACCAATGAACCAAGtatcattatttaatattacGCATGCTGGTGTTTTACCAATGTGTTTGGACAAAACACCACCTGCTGTATGTACAGCAATAATCATACTTGTATAGATATTAACCTCACTTGAACTTCAAGTATAAGCAGACATTagcaaaattaaaatataagcaAGATGAAACTAACTTTAGTTAGTATTAGTGACAAGTGCAGAACACATAAATCTGTCATTACAATTATGTTTTTGTTCTAGAATAGAGACTAGAAACTACACTAGAGAGAGCATTATGGTGATCTTTGTGAAGTAAATCCCTTACTAGGGCACAACAATTTATGCAGTACTGTAATTTAGTGTATtcaatgtttaataataatagtaaaattaaTTTACACACTTACAACTGTTCTTATACGCTTACCAGTTTCACGTTCATCATCCTACTGGTTCATTCCCTttagttgtattttttttttttttgaaaaatttaatCTGGTAAAGCTGTTTTTCAAAGGGAGAGTGCACTACTTCATCTGAATTGCGTTCAGCAAGCAGCAGATTTTATAACTCTGATGTTGTCCCAGTCCCCATggcactgagagagaaaggtcCTACAATTCATGGGAATCCGTGAATGcaacagggaaagagagaaagtcttAAAAGTAGCTTTGGGTGGCCTTTATATTCACGGATTACTTACACAACTACattaaacaacaacataaaGAGTGTTCAAATTGCATATATAGTGAACGTTGGACAATGCATGCAATGTGGTTGAGGTTgatgaaaaagtaaaagtaaagaaccaataaatgaatgaagacATATAAAGAACTGAAGCAAAGGTTTTTCCCCTCAATGACACATTTGTACCAAGTTCCAGAGAACAGCCAGTACTCTATTCCCTTATATTCAGTACAAAAGgttcttgctttttctttgctgttctTTATGTAGGATGTataaaaagtcaaaggaaacaTCCAACACACCTCTTAACTCACTTTCTGAATGCAATCTTAGTGTTTCTAGGTTTAACTTCTGTCACTATCTTTTGCTAATTTTGAACAATATTAATTACATGATACAACTGCACTGCAAAAACCTTAAAAATCCCCAAAAATATGTAAAGGGTTTGCGCTTTTAAGTCGTCTTAACTACAATGCATGGAGCGATATTACACAAGATGCATGttatataaaatatgatttaaaaaatggatGCCAATAGCAGGGTGAAGGGTTAGCGTGCAGCGTGCACATTACCTAAGATCTTGCTGAAGCTTCAATGAGCTGTCCAAGtggaaaagcaaaacaaaattacTATTAATTACATTACTGAATGTAGAACACAATGTAAAGCTGGATGTGGTAAGCCAAAAGAGCCACAGCAGCGAAGATGCTTGAACAAGTTGGTGACATTACGCAGTATACGTAGTCATAGCaataaaaatgaccataaaaatAATCACTGAACCCTGTCAGATTTTCTAGATTTATGAAAAGCTGGAAGTATTTACAAGTCAGCTGTTCATAGTCCCAATAAACTGTGAGCAgtcattttcataaataaatagattttgtaaaaatgttaaGTGTCAAATAAGTCTGTGTTGTGACTGTTAgtataaaatgaacaaacagtGGGTTAAAGGTCAATCTGAATGCTTGGTGTGTCCACAGCTGGGGTGGTATTAAAGGCTCCCATTTACAAGTTTATACTGACAGACATGAACACCTTATATAACATGGGTACTGAATTAAACCTGACTGCATCCAACAATACTAAATACAAAAGGTCACTGTAAAGAGCAGACAACAGAGCTTTAATGAATAAACTAATATAAATTCATCTCTAAATATAAGCATTATTACTCATCCATACATGTGCTTTAGAaagataaataaacaagaaaattaaaaatataaaataatctatATGAATCAGTTGTACTTGAagcaaaagtgaaaaaagaaaatgttatgCTAAAGCAAAGCATCATATTTTCACACAGGTCACAATGTATcacctacagtactgtgcaaacatcagaacggctaaaacagtcaaaatggccaataTTTTTCAGTaggtatttctgaggaaatCAATATAGAATAATCCACATGGAGGAAAAAAGGGTGAAAAAATAGGATGACGAGTgttcaaaaaatgtatttaaagctacagagaaaataggaCTCCTAACATCCGTGCACCATCCAATAAACAGTGCTTATAGCTTTCACTTGAGataaaataaagctccactctttcttcaggtctgaaaaaatccacagtggTAATCCTTCAATATTCTAATGCTATAAGTCTGAAAAGCTGTGTgggaaacagaagaaaaaggaaacagaagaaaatttgcacatcaaacaaagaagctgatggTGTTTTTAGATCAACTGATTGACCACGCCAGAGTCCGGACCTCAacataagaagcagaaaattaaacttctaagactgatatttagagatgtgaaaaaatatctCTGTAGCTTTTTTAAGACAACTTAAAATAAGTCTcataaaaaaagaatggaagctgtaataaaggcaaagggtggacatgctaaataataacaatattatatttagttgtgaaattttccattaaatatgTTGTGTATTTCTTCCcagaacttgtacttaattgctgttttgactggaaatgaaacaaaccAAGATTGGGCTaagaattttgcacagtactgtagatctACTGTTCCAAGATACTATTCCAAATATTTGTTAAACGTTGGACACATATCCATCTAAATGTCTTATTCCAGCCCAAGTCCACTGTAATAATGCTGTTTACGGTTTCAAAtacaacagtaaaaacacaaaagtaaaactgaataaattCCACATACAAAATCGTATCAGCGATGGCTGGACTTGATGCTCACAttgagtttttaaaatatattttatgggTTTAAAGACtcttttagcttgtttttaatTCACTGAACAGTTATTATTTTTGAGCCAAGCTGCTGAACAGTTAATAACAGTTTATATTACTCACTACTGAAGTGAGCAAAAACAGCTTTACTGCTTTAATCACACCTGGATTTAATAgttgttttaattaattaaattaattaattcaacATTATCATGCTTGAGATTACCAGATTCAGATTTATGCAGTTTACACATTTTGGGAACATGTTAACTTTAATGATGTTCCCTGTGTGGCTCATATCTCTGACTTGCACCTTATGCAGTGATAATGCAGAAAGCACTAACCTCGATGTCGATCTCAGGTTCAACGACGAGAGGACACACAGCGATGGGAGCCACCacagctccctctctctctgttccagcCACGTCTCCTAAAATTGAATCATGTGTGATATGCTGCTGCATCCTACAATTAAATCAAGACTGATCTAAAGCTGACCAGAAACTGGACACTTCAAAGTGAGCTGTAAATAAACTACACAACATGATGTAAAACAGCCTGATTAAATGAATGATTGTCACTTTGTGTTACCCTGTATCACTCCAGaggaaaatcaagaaaatgatGAGTAGAGCTCggcaataaaattaaatataatcatattttcctaatatatcacaatatcaggtaatatttaagtttgtattaataaaatgaatgaattcttGCTTTCTGAGTGCTGGTACTGAGTGCTATGCCAAAAGAATGTCTTGCATACTTGGCATAGCCTGTGAAACTGGACATTAAAAGAGAACCTTATACAATATTATGTTATTCAGACAGAAACATGGATTTCCACAATGTGtgctactgtttatttactgtttatgcTTTCTGAACTTACAAAATAATCCGAAGCACCCCAATAATGAGTTATCTACATTTGTTACCTACCAATATTGTTACAACTAAAAATCAGTGTAGTTATGCAATACCAATACTAGAATACTGACATATATAAATGTTGTACAGATGATTTTACCACCCAGCACTCTTGTTTGGATATCAGTGCTTTTCTCTATGTGGCTATGTTTTGCTATTTTCATACCTTCGTCCTTGTCCTCAAAGGTGTCATAGTCGTAGTCCATTCTGAAAGATAAACAAGAGTTTAAGCATAAATAGCTAACGCGTTTATGAGACGAGCGACCTACTTAATGCTGCTCTACATGTTTAGAagaaagaatttaaaatgcagTCTGAAACTTTAAGGTAGTTGCATTCAGTTAGTCGAGCACTCAATTAAATTTGTAAGTGTACAagttaataaaaacagcatGCCGAAAACATGGTATAGCAGGCCAGGAGTAAAACATGCAGCAATGAGCTGGAGAATTAATAAAGATGGTGAAAAGTTGTGCTGGAGCTTCACAAAAGGAGCGGAAAGAACCTATGGCCCCCGTGACATTTGTCTGCATAGAAACATCGTTTGCGTGGCTCCAAGATGCATCATCTTCCAGGCCTGTTCATCAGAATGGGGCACGTATGCTCCACCTCTCAGACCTGTCACAAGACTTGCTGAAGAGGTATGAAAAATAACACTTGATGGCATTTGCCTCTATTTCATCTACTCAATTTACTGCCACATATAAAAAACAGTATTGGAACATCTCTTGGAAAATGCTGGCTGGACCTCAGTGATCTGACACCAACATCTGTCAAAAGCAGTTTATGAAGGGCAGCCTTGAACACTTTATGTCCAGATGGTGGCTACTCGTCTGCATATGGGGACCTGCTGTTTAAGAAATCCGAAAAATTAGGGCTTTTTGGTCTTTTGTTGATCAGCTGGTGAAGATTACATCATGTTTCACTATAACTacttcagcatttttcagttttggcctTAAATAATTATATCAGCCAATTTAATTGATTCGgtcatatttttatttgctcCTTACAATTAGCTTCAGTGACAAAATCTTTAAATCGATCAAGACGAACTCTATATATAGAACAAACAACATGATGCTCtggacagatttcttcagcaataATCTTGCAGGAATGTTTTGAATAATCATCGCTCTACAAACATTTGACATTAAACCGTTGTGTTTATTCAGCTGTCTTTAGGGAGCAATGGAGCAACATCACATGACATTTGGGAAAAGGTTGAAAGATCATAAGTGAGCTTGCTGGATAACGGAGCGCacttcatgcttttattttgatCTCAGACCTACTTACCACTGCACAGCGCAGATTACTCTGTCATCTATCAAAAGCGCATGTTTCctcaaagaaacaaagaaaatcacTGGGAGAGGCAGTGTTTGCAGATGTGAAGCAGTTAGCATGTACATATACTGCTGTTCGTCTGTGGTAATTTCCATATCTCTACCCAGCAACCCCTACAAAAAGGTCAAGTGTAGGGGCTGCAAACGCCAGGACTGAAAGCGACACCTCCCTTGTCCTATTTTCAAACCCCTCGTGCTCTCAAGGATAGCTGCCATTCTCAGGGGTGTATGTTCTGTGCTGGtgtaaacatgcacacatgtgTACATACTGCTGTCAGTAAAGCTCCCCAATCCTCACACAATGTGATGGCAAGCTCATTATGCACAGAAATAGCTTGAGGGCATCACAATTTGCTCAATGAGAGTCCACAACTGAAATCCTGAAGTGTAGGCCAATCTCAGAGTGACCTGATTACATGCAATGCTGCAGTTTGCATAACAAACACTGTGTGCAAGATGCTCTGTGGTGTGTATGGGGGCTTGATCAACCTTCACTGTTcctaaaaaaaagaagcaatgaACTGAATTTACTTAATTCAGTGTACCCCTGTCCTGTACATTACAACCACTTCCTAAGTTGAAATGGATGTGTTACagcaaaaaccaaaacaaaaattaaaaagtaaactgTCCTGGGGTGGGTAATAAGTATTTTacataacttttttttagatGGGACTGTATGCTGGAAGTGTTCACGTTGTTCTAATTGtgcatttgtgaaatgttctacTGTAGCACATATTTATagacacactatattgccaaaagtattcagtcacccatccaaataattgaattcaggttttccaaatcacttccatggccacaggtgtataaaactcaAGCAccttggcatgcagactgcttctacaaacatttgtgaaaaaatgggtcattctcaggagctcagtgaattccagcatggtaccttgatgggatgccacctgtgcaacaaatccaGTCTTGAactttccttgctactaaatactCCACAGTCAGAAGTCAGTAgttttataacaaagtggaagtgactgggaacaacagcaactcagccacaaagtgataggccacgtaaaatgacagagcagggtcaacGGATGGCCACTAACtttcgctacagacctccaaacttcatgtggtcttcagattagctcaagaacagcatagagagctttatggaatgagcagctgcatccaagccttaaatTACCAAGCGCAATggaaagcattgaatgcagtggtgtaaagcgctgccactgaactctagagcagtggagacgtgttctctggtgtGATGAATCACCGTATGGCAATATGATGGACAAGTCTAGGTTTatcggttgccaggagaacggtacttgtctgactgcattgtgccaagtctAAAGTTTGGTTtaggggggattatgatgtgaggttgtttttcaggagttgggctctgccccttagttccagtgaaaggaactcttaatgcttcagcagaccaagagatttttggacaatttcatgctcccaactttgtgggaacagtttggggatggccccatcctgttccaacatgactgcgcaccagtgcacaaagtaaggtccataaacacatggatgagtgagtttggtgtggaagaacttgacctcaacccaacagaacacctttgggatgaattagagcggagactgtgagccagtccttctcgtccaacatcagtttctgacctcacaaatgtgcttctggaagaatagtcaaaaactcccataaacacactcctaaaccttgtggaaagccttcccagaagagctgaagctgttatagctgcaaagagtgggccgacatcatattaaaccctatggattaagaatgggatgttactcaagttcatatgcgtgtgaaggcagatgagcgaatacttttggcaatatagtgcatctCCCTACATAAAACTATAGCTAGGATATTTTACTAGCCTAAATATCCTCATTGGAAAAAGTTACAAGCATTAAAAGAATAACTATGACATCTTGAAAACCTAGATCAAGTAGTAACGTTAAGCCGAGCCTGTactaaattaacattaaaaatacaataaaacgtTTGAAACACAAGTTACTGTGCTGTACTACGTAAGCATGTGCACATGCTCGGTTGTTAGAACGCCATCTCTGCCTACTAGCGTTTTCAGACTGCAGGCTAGTATATCCAGATCAGACGTGAATGGGAAAAATGTGTTTAGCTGGCAGTTTACTTGACAGATGTGAAATGTGACAGTgtcatacattttaaataccATCACATTGGTTTGAAGGTTGAATGAAGGATGAAGGTTTTTCTATAccttcatcatttttaaatatcgCCGCCCATTATATCGCCCGAAACTACACTCTccaaaaaacatggttcttcaaaggttctttactaAACACAACTTACTATATCgcaagttctatatagaaccatttcatgcttaaatagttctctGCACAGTAAAATGATTCCACAGATTGACAGACAATATGCTGTataaggttcttcatagaagctttttgaaaatggttctatatagcatcaaaagtgttcttctgctgttacaaCAAAAGGACCTGTtttggtgctatgcagaaccatcttcaaaaaggttctacatagaaccatatacaaaacattctccatcaatatgaagaaccatttcaccatgcaaagaacctctTAAGCATGGAATTGCTCTGTATACAACTCATGTTTccaaatagaaccactgcctttactaaagaaccatctttaacaAGGTCACTCAGGACTGGACTGTGGACCACTGTGATTAGTGTCTACGTGCCACTCTGCCCTGATCTGCTTTACCCACCTGTACCTAGAAGGCTTCAGGATGCCTCTAAGCTCCACATCTTCCACCTTGCTGGCTTGGCCTGCATCTTCCTCATAAGACACCTGGAGGGTGACCGAGTAATTCTTTCCCATGTTATTCGCCCAGAACTCTCCATGGGTCGTCTTGTAGCGCACGACGAAGTCGATCCGTGCTCCGTCGAACAGGTAGGGCTCGGCGAACGACAGCCTGACGCAGAAGCCGTCCGTCTCGTCGTGGCCGGAGCCCTGCACGTACTCGGCCGGGTAATCGAAGTGGGTGATCCACCCATCCATCGTGGAGCGCACGTACACGGACTTCTGGAAGGAGACGTTGAGCACGCGGATGAGGCCGTCGAAGGAGAGCGACTCACCTGGCACGGGCCTCACGccctccacctccaccttgtTGGTGCGAACGGCGTGCACCAGGTCGCCTCCGGAGAGCGGCTCGAAGTCCGGGCGCACACGGTACGTCGGCTGGCGG harbors:
- the si:ch211-167b20.8 gene encoding protein phosphatase 1 regulatory subunit 3A isoform X2, translated to MARENKFLTIPTQEGLFVAVRERSAEMGADGEDDNGDDEEEEDVRLIPRCSPVPRKRGSSLADETAEYMRIRLALPRRRVSFADACGAELVDVRQFVPFDSDDEEEGGNNARWEEEEAKYQKAYRQPTYRVRPDFEPLSGGDLVHAVRTNKVEVEGVRPVPGESLSFDGLIRVLNVSFQKSVYVRSTMDGWITHFDYPAEYVQGSGHDETDGFCVRLSFAEPYLFDGARIDFVVRYKTTHGEFWANNMGKNYSVTLQVSYEEDAGQASKVEDVELRGILKPSRYRMDYDYDTFEDKDEGDVAGTEREGAVVAPIAVCPLVVEPEIDIELIEASARS